The Sulfolobus sp. A20 genomic interval GTTTCGAGTATATCTAAAAAGAAGGAAGTAAACACTGAAGATCTGATAGAAATATACGACTCCAATGGAATTCCTCCTGATTTAGTAAGTGAAGAGTTGAAAAAAAGAGGAATTAAAGTAGATATACCTCATAACTTTTATGGGTTAGTAGCAAAAAGACACCAGACCTCATCCATTAAAGAAAAAGAAAGGCAAAAATTGCCTAAGGAAGTGATGGAAATATTCTCCAAGGTTCCATCAACTGAAAAGTTGTATTACAAGGATCAATATATGAGGTCTTTTGAGGCTAAAGTAATACAGGTGTTTAAAAATTATATTGTCTTGGACAGAACAGCGTTCTACCCAGAAGGTGGTGGACAATTAGGAGATACTGGAGTAATATATGATATAAACAATAACGAAAATTACAAGGTTATTGACACGCAAAAAGTTGGTGAAGTGGTAGTTCACGTATTAGATAAAGAACCTAAAATTAAGGCTGGTGATATTGTAAAAGGTGAAATTGATTGGGAGAGGAGATACAGATTAATGAGACATCACACAGCTACTCACATAATTCTAGCTTCTGCCAAAAGAGTTCTAGGGGATCATGTTTGGCAAGCTGGTGCTGAGAAAACACCAGAAAAAGGAAGACTTGACATAACTCACCATAAGCCATTAACAGAAGAGGAAATCAAGCTCATAGAAGATTATGCAAATAAAGTTATTGCTGATAGGAGACCAGTAAGACCAATAGAGATAAATAGAATAGAAGCTGAAATGAAGTATGGCGTTTCGATTTATGAAGGAGGGGTTCCAAATTCGGCGATAATAAGATTATTAGAGATAAAGGATTGGGACATTGAAAGTTGCGGAGGTACACATGTTAGTAATACCAGCGAAATAGGTTCTGTGAAAATAATTAACGTTGAAAAAATTCAAGATGGTGTCATAAGATTGGAATATGTGGCGGGAAGTGCATTAGTAGATTATACTAGAGAGTTAGAGAAAAAGATTGACGAAATCTCGAAAATAATTAACGTTGACTCTTCGCAAGTAGCCTCTAGATTAAAAAGAATATTAGACGAAAAGAACAACGTTGAGGAATTATTATCTCATTATAGAAAAATATACGAAAATCTTATAATAAGTACAATAAAGCCGTACGAGATTAACGGAATAAAAATATACGTTTTAGAAGGGCTAGAAGATGAGGAGGAGATAAAGGAGATAACGCGAAAGATAACATATTCTCAAAATAATATTGTTGTAAGCATTACTGATAATAAATTACAAATAGGTACTTCGAAAAATATTGACGTGAGTAAAATAGTAGAAGAATTTAGAAAAATTGGCGGAAGAGGTGGGGGTAAAGGTACTTTTGCCAACATATTATTGGATCAGCGTAGAAGTAAGGAACAAATAATTGAAATTATTAAAAGAGGGATATTAGTGTAAATTAATGAATATTACCAGAAATATAAAGGATGCTTACATCGATTATAAATATTTTTTAAATAGGGGCTATTCTAGAAAGATAGCACTAGATGCCATCAGTGCCAGATATAATTTAAGTAGATTAGAAAGACTTTTGCTTTATAGATGTGTACATTCTGATTCAGAGATAACTAATGTTAAGTCTAAGATAATTGAAACTAATAAGGAACTAGTAATAGATGGTTATAACGTAGCATTAACGTTAATAGCTGGAATGAAAGGAGAGGAAATTTATGAGTGTGACGATGGTTTCTTTAGAGACTTAGGACTTGGTAAACATAAAAATAGTGAAATGTTATCTGATGTTCTGGTATTGGTGGTTGAATATTGTGAGAAATTAAAAATCAGATGTGAAGTTATTTTGGATAAACAAATAAGTAAAAGTGGAGAGATATCTTCAGAGTTGAGGAAAAGGGGGATAATCGCTAAAACTGTAGATAAAGCTGATAAAGAAGTAATTATATCAAAGAAACCAGTATATAGCAATGACTTCGTAATCCTTTACAATTCTCATATGATATCTACAGTTTTAAATGATCTTTTTCAAGATTACAAAATCGTAAAGTTAAATTGGTGAAGAGCAGTTATCTACTAAAAAATAATTAGATGTCTCTAAGAGCTAGTATTATTATCAGTACCTGACTTCCTCCCTGCTATAAATGGCGAGGCTTTCCTTAACCTTATAAGACATAAATTATTAGCTAGTATCTTACTTCACTTGAGGAGGATGAAAGAAAAATTTTAATGGAGTTTTCCATATAGTTATATTGGACCCGTAGCTCAGCCAGGATAGAGCGCCGGCCTCCTAACAAATTAGGAGGAAAGCCGGTGGTCGCGGGTTCGAATCCCGTCGGGTCCGCGCATAAATTGTTATGTATCAATCTAATTTTTATCAAAAGTTTACTATTTATTGAACTACGATCTTTTCTGTTAATTACACGCATTTTGATATTACGCTGTAACTAAGATTTTCCTTATTTCTGAAAATTTATTTGTAACATATTCAATAAGATCCACATATAGCAATCGTTAATTACTATCTTATCGAAAAGTTCTTTGAATTATAGATTAGGTAATTTTTAAGCAGTATAAGTAGGCATTGAGCTTAAGTTTAAATCCTAATAGAAAAGAATAAACTTGATTAGAAATGTTAGGTACAAAAATATCGTTGAAGTACAGCGTGCTAATACCTATTCTAGGGTTTACTCTATCCTCTTACTCTATGGTTAATTTTGTATTTTATTCACAGTACATCGACTATAGTAAAGTAGTAGACTTCATCCTAATAGGGGCACCTTTTATAGGAAGAGCTCTAACACCAATTACGTATGGAATACTTGTATCGAGAGTAGGAATAAGCAGAATCCTTTATAGCTCATTGGGCAGTATGGGACTGATTGACTTATTCGAATATTATACTTATGACTTTGATACACTTTTAGTTCTTAGAATAATAATCGGTATATTATTTGGATTATCAACTTCAGCATCAGTTGAGTTAGCTACAGAGAGTAAGAGCAATATCATAGTAGGAATGACAATGGGAGGATGGGCATTGGGCTGGGTTCTGGCAGCTACAACAGCGTTCATATTGGAACAGAGAATGTTGTTAGCAAGTGTAGTATTGATAGTAATAGCATTACCATTATTACTAAAATCCAGCAATCTTCAAACATTTATAGGAGGCAACAAAATGAATTTGGCATTCTCGGCTGAGGCTTTGTTAATATTTTTACTAGGTTTCGAACCAGCATATATATTACAAGTAGTTCCTTCATTACTAGGTGATGGGCTATCAATACAAATATCACTAATCGCTTATCTAATCTCATTTGCATTTTATATCTTATTTTCTATCTTAAAAGATAAAATAAAGACTCTAATAATATCGTCATTGATCGTGGGAATATTGGGATTTCTATCATTCTTCCTCTTAATACCATGGATTTTTATACCTTTTACAGCCTTAGGTCTAGGAACTAATGCGATATTACCTATAATAGCTAAAATGACGGGTATAGAACCTAGGAGAATAGGGCCTAGTATGAACTTAGCTTCGCTTAGTGGATTTATAATACCAGTAGGAGTAGAATTGGGTAATGTTCTTTATAACTCAGCTGTATTAACTCTGATTACCAGCATAATGCTTGTTACTTTTGTATATCTTAGAACTAGAGCCTCCCGTTACTAGTTTTTGCTATTAATAAACTTGAATATTTTAGGCTAAACTTCCTATTGATTATAGTTTTTAATTATTTGCAATAGGAATATAATTTTATAATTACTATTACAAAATGACGAAAGCCCCACCATTCATGGCGGGATGGAAAAAGTTTCTTAAAAGTCAATATTGTTGGGAGGGGTTCTCTAAGCCTCTCGACTGCCCCTCAAGTGAGAGATGTAAACACAAATCGATGAGGGGAACCCTCGCCATTTATGGCGGGGAGGAAGTCAGATGTTGAAAACTATATTTGCTCAAAACGCATGATTTAGCACTTCTTTTTGCTCCATAAAAGGTTATAACCTAAATTTGGGTAAAAGCTTTTTATAGCTGTTACTTGGTATGTCTTGATCTAAAATGGCTGATATTAAAACTATAGGTTTTGCCATAGTAGCTATAATATTAGTCGTAATAGCCGCTGTAGGTTTTTATGAATATTCAGTAGCTAACTCGAAGTATTTAAGCCTTGAAAGTAATTATCAGTCTGTACAAAGCCAATACATGACATTACAAGGCAATTACACTAAGCTAAATCAGACTTATGGACAATTAGCCTCTAAATACAGTGAACTTGAAGGATTGTATCAAACTATGTTAATGTATGCTAAGAATAATTATACCTTATACAAGCAAGCGGAGTCAAACTATACTTATTATAAAATGTTATATCAACAAATGTTACAAGAAGTTAGTAAGTTAAACGTCACTGGCTATAGACCTGGGGCTGCCCTAGCTACAGTACTACAGTTTTACGATGGAATAGCAATAGAATCACCTTCCGATGTTTTGCCATATTTGGCTCCAAACTTCACAGCAATGATAATAGGGCAACCTTTTGCGGGAACGTATAATCTAAATACGTTTAACAGTACTTGGCTCTCTGATTTCTTTGGAACTTACGAAACAGTGTACTTCTACACTACAGCATTACCTACAGTGACTCCAATTAATGGAAATGTCTACAATATAACTGACGTAGTACAGTACTTTGTAGCTCCCACCAGTGATCCAGTATATCTACAAGTTTTTAACGCAAGTAATACTATAATTGTTCAATTCATAAATGGAATGCCAGAAATAACAGAGTTGATGTGGAAAGGAAATGAGGTTTCTCCTTCAGCTGTGATAGCAGGTTATCCTTCTCAACATTCACTACAAGCTAATCAAGTTTTAGAAGAGTTCTTATCACAAATTAACGCATTAGGTGCTGAGTTCCCAGCTAACACTATAAGCCAGAGTTTTGCTCCTAATGCACAGTTAATATTAACTGGACAATTGCCACCAGTCTTTAAAGTAGGAACATATAATGGTACTTCAAACATACAAAAGGTATTTAGAACATGGGATAACTACTTCATATTTGCCCTAACTTACGTTCAAAATCTATTACCGAATGGCACAGCAGTACCTCCTACCGTTGAGGTCATGCTAACGCCTTCAGGTGCTAATGCTGAAGTTATAGCAAATGATACTGTATTCTTCGGATTTGTCAATCAAGGTGAACCAAACTTCCCAATGATATATGATTTGCACGTTGACATTAATGCATATTTTAGTTACAATACTACCACCGCGTCTTGGCAGATAACTAAGGAAGTATGGAATGTAACTCAAGTAAATGCATTGTCTGATACTATTTACTATAACCTAAACCAACCCATAATGAAAGTAAGTGGAGAGCAGACAGTAATGGTAAACGCTACTAGTGGCCAAGGATATGCATTACAAGTAGGTAATATGATGGTAATTGTTAAACCTCACACATATGCTGAACTAGCTAACGGAACATTATTACCAGTATATAACTTCTCTTTAGTTACATTTAGTCTCGAAGCGATATATCCGCCAGCAGCTCAATACAACTTAACTCCTCTGTTTGCATTTGCCTTCGCAGTTAATGGACAAATAACACCGGCTATATCGTTAGTAACTAACGTTAATGGAAAAATAGTAGCACAAGCCCCAATAACTATGGTATGGGCGCCTGATACATGGACTTCTTGGACATGGTTTGGTGGGACTTTTAATGGTACTGCTTATATTGGAGGGAGTTATAAGTTTGCTGATCACTGGCTATACGGAAATGGAGTAATGATTAATGTTCAATTCTTTAAGCCAGTTATATGGATTTTCGAATCTTCAGAGACTCCAGTCGCTACGCCACCTAAACCAGTACAAGTTAGTGTCAGTCCAGCATATGGGTTAACCCCAGTAAATGTTTACAGCTACGAAATCAATGGTACACAAGGTGGTGTAGCCTTTGCTGGAAACATGATAGTTGTAGTACAACCAAATACAAAGATAGTAACTCCGTCTGGTAACTTAACTGTATTCAACTTCTCCGTAGTCTTCTATAATCCTGCTAATGCTGGAAATGCACCAAACGGACAAGCACCCATATTAGCATTTGCCTATGCAATTAATGGAAATGTGACATTTAGTTATTCATCAGTTAATTCTGTAACCGGACAAGCTAATCCATTTATAACGATAATACTTACTCCAAGCCAAGATGTGACTATGTGGACATGGGGACCTAAGGGGTACTTATTTGAAGATCCTATAATAGTAGGTAATGGAGTAGTAATTAACCTAACATTCTTCAAGCCAGTACCATGGATACTGACTGCACCAGTAACATCTTCGACCAGTACCTCAACAAGTATGAGTTCATCTTCGACTACATCAACTACATCTACGTACACATGGGGAGGATAAATTATAGTTTAAGGAGTTAATCTTTTTTTCTTTCTATTGTATGCTATAGTTATTGTATGATTAAGATTACCTCTGTTAATGGGAATATTATAGAGGGATTAGTACCAGCAAGATGCGCATTAGGATACTATCACGTAAAAGTTAGGATAAGTGGTTATAAGATAGAGAGTTCAGAATGTGAATGCGGAGAAAAAATATGTAAACATGCAATTCAACTCTTTTTACATTATCAGAGGACGAGAAAATGACAATAATAATGATCAGACCTTCCGGTGAAATAGCTTTAAAGTCTCCAAGAACTAGAAAAAACTTTGAATATACTTTAGTTAATAACATAAAAAATAGTTTAAAAGTAGAGAAGATTTGGATAAGCCAAGGCCTAATATATTTAGAGACTAACTCTGATTATATAGATACTCTTAGTAAAATGTTCGGTGTAGCATATTTCTCGCCAATTATAATTTATGACTTTAGTGATTTGCATGATATAGTTAATAAAGCTGAAGAAGTTTTCTCTGAGGTAGTAAAAGATAAGACTTTTGCAGTACGCGTTAAAAGAATAGGTAAACATAATTTTTCAAGCTTAGATGCTCAAAGAGAGATTGGATCAAGATTATACAGATACAGTAGGGGCGTGAATTTAGAAAATCCAGAGGTAGAAGTGTTTTTAGACATAAGGAATAACAAGGCTTACCTCTATTATAAAAAATATAAGGGTCCTAGAGGTCTCCCTGTAGGAATAGCAGGTAAGACTATAGTATTGTTTTCTGGTGGAATAGATTCACCAGTAGCGACATGGATGATAATGAAGAGGGGAGCATTACCAGTTATCCTTAACTTTAATTTAGGTGGAGAGATTCACAAAAGAGTAGTGAATGAAGAACTAAGTGTATTAAAGAGTTGGAGTGGTGGGCACAAATTAAAAGTATATATGGTTAAAGGTATGGAAGTCATGATTAAAATAGCTAAATTAGAGAATAGAAAATACAACGTAGTATTACTTAAGAGAATCATGTATAGGACTGCAGAAAGGCTAGCTGAGAAATTTAATGCACATTCCATCACGACTGGAGAATCACTATCTCAAGTTTCATCACAAACAATGAAAAATCTATACGTTACAGAATACGGAATTAACATGCCAATATTTAGACCATTAATTGGTTTTGATAAGGAGGATATAATAGATCTAGCCAGAAAGATAGGAACTTATGAGTTCTCGATTAAACTTCCAGAATATTGTGCAATATCTAGTAAGTCATCTACATCAGTTGATTTGAAAAATATTCTTGAGCTGGAGGAAAAAATTAATATAGATTATGACATTCTAATAGATAGTGCAGAAGTAATTGAAATATAGATCAGTACTCACACGCGCACATCACTGCTCAGTCCGGGGTTCACACATCATTACTCTAGTTTTTTAATAACTCTCTTAAAAATTTTTCTAGTTCACTCTTTGTTTCAACTAAACTATTATAGTGTCGTGGAGGACTTTTGAAATAGTAACCACAAACCTCTTTGACAGCACCACCTATTCCCTTACTTAAGAGGATCTTGGCTATTCGAATTAAATCAATCAATGGACTTACAGCATTAATTGAGTCATAAGTCTTTAGCGAAATGTCTATCCTTACTGGAATTCCTATGCCATAAATTCCCTCAATTACCATATAACTAACTCGTCTGTCTTTGAGGAATTCCACGTAATCTGATGTACCAGCGACTACTTCTGCCCCATTTGAATATTGAGAAATATATGAAGACTTAATGCCTTTTTTAACATCTTTTCTCCATTCCTCTAATGTTACTAATGCCTCAGTAGATCCAGCAATGTCTACTTGATATGATCTTAAAATCTTTACACCTCTACTTTTCAAAAACTCAATAATTCCAGTATGCGTTATCGTACCGCCTATTTGGCTTAATAAATCATCTCCTAGTACTGGAATTCTCTTTTCAGCGAACTTATACCCCATTTCTTTAGCTATAGGAGTTGGAGTAGCATTTACGAAAGATGTACCAACATTAAGAGAAGCTAGAGCATAAAAATTGCTCGCATTAATGGCACCTGTAGGTAATAAGTTTACCATAACTTCAACCTTTTCTTCTTTTAAAACATCTTCAATATCAACAGGTTTGTCCTCTGACTCCTCTATAATATTTGAGAGTATTCCGGAGTTGCCGTCAAATGTGGGTCCTCTTAAGACCATTATATCATTTTTAACGTCTACGTATTTATCAACAACATTTGGTTTAGAAAATATTGCTTCCCTTAGCTTTTTATTAACCTTTCTTTTATCAATATCAAAAGCCACTACGATATCTAGCTCTGAAGGTTTTATTGGCAAATCTAGTATTCCATAAATCTCTCTCCCATTTTTGGCTAACTCAATAGCTTGTACTAGCGCTGACGCGACATTTCCTACTCCTATTAATCCTACTCTAACCAATTTGCGCCACCAAGATTTGAAAGATTAACGGAATTACTATTCCTAATATAATACTTAAAATTGCCGAAATAATAGCTGAATCTCTTTCTGAACTTTTAATCATCTTAAATTCACCATCTCTAAACATCTCTCTTATTATCGGAATGTAGTATCCAGCTGAAATAGCACTATTAAGTACAGCTATTATTGTAAGCCATGGGTATATAAATGAGCTCTCAAATAAGAATAGTTTTCCCCAGAACCCAAAGATAGGAGGTATTCCGAGAAGACTTAAAATCAATATAGTAATTGCAAAAGTTAATGGTCTATCTTGTGAGGATAATCCCCTTAATCCTGAAATATCTGACGTACCAGACACCTTCTCTACATGACTTACCGTTCCAAATAGACCCACTTGGGCTATGCCATAAGCTAAAGATTGAACTAGTATACCAATAATCGCTATTGTAGGTGATAATGGAAACATAGCAAACCCTATGAGAATATAACCGACTTGAGTTATTGAGCTGAACGATAATATTGATGCTATATCTTTTCTGGAAAATGCTGTTATATTACCCACTATCATACTACCAATTGATATAACAATGAATATTACAATTTCTAAGAAGTTTGGATCTGATAGATAAATTACTCTAAATAAGGGAATTATGCCTACTAATTTACCTACACTTGAGATGAAGGCTACTGAAATTCTATCAGAGTTAGTATAAACATCAGGTAGCCAAGCTTGAAAGGGAAAAGCACCCATCTTAAATAAGAAAGCAATTGATATGAAAGTAATTGCAAGATAAAAGACGTCAGGATAAACAATTGAAGTAGTGAAGAAAAGAGAATTTGTAGACACTAAATATGAGGCGAACCCTATAATCATCAAAGAGCTAGAAACTAGTCCCATGATTAAGTATTTTATACCAGCGTCAACTGACAAGTAATCCTTATGTAACATAGTAATTGCGTAACTTGCAGCTGATGAAATAGCCCATGATACTAGGATAACCACTATGTTATTAGCAAATGACATATATAATAATCCTAAAACTGATAACATCATTAAAGAGATCATTGATGACCTAGTGCTCCAACTAATTAAATGGTCTTTCGAGTTAAGAATACTCAGAAGTCCAATTGATATTGCAGTAATAGCAAAGAAATAGCCAGGCACATCAACTATCAAATTTCCTGAGAAAAGCTTGTAATTTACTAACCCACTACTCCAAGAATATATGAAAGTAGCTATACTAATTAACATAAAGACAATCGATAGCCATATACCTAGTTTGAATCTTCTATCGTCCCTGCCATTATCAATATATAATATTAATATGGAAATTAATAAAAAGAGAAACGATGGAATTAAAATTGGTAGATAGAGTAGGAAGTTAGTCATTTATCCAATCACCCCAAATAATATTAGAACTATAATTAATAATACGACTACACCCCATGCATAAAGTAAAATGTAGTCACCGAGCACATGATCTTCTATTACGTTATATATCCTAGATCCAAAATTAGTTATGGACCTTGGTAGTTTCTCATTAAGACCTATATCAACAGCACCTCTCTCAAATGATCTGAATAAAGTGTTAGAAAATCCTTGGAAAGCATATCCAAACTTATCGAAAGCTGGATTAACATACCAGCCATAATATCCAAAATCCAATAGACTTTTGATTGAATTAAGATTTAGCGTCCTGGTATACACTAAAAATGCAATAATCCAGCCTATCGCGGACAAGACTAGACTTATGTAGTCAATCTGCGTGTAAGTTATTATTCCAAAGAATGAAGCTATATAGAAGTAAACTCCTCCCAATATTATGGAAGCTAAGATTAAGAACGCTGGACTAATTACCATTATCATACTCAAATGTCCATGAGATTTCTCCTCTGAATTACCTCTCCATAAGAAGGTTCTGGATATGTACCTTAGAATATATAGAGAGCCTAAGAATTCCAAAATTACATAAACGTAGAATATAGCAGGTATAGAAGACGTTAAATTTCCTATGAAGTCGTGGGCCCAGAAACCAATTAGTGGAGGCAAATTAGCAAGATTTAAAGCGGCTATAAGCTGTAGTATGAAAACTGATGGTAATTCTCTATATAATAAAGGTCTTGAGCCTACATACCTACTTTCAGTGAAGTGTATTACTGATCCTGCGTTCATGAATAACGATGCCTTATATATTCCGTGTGCTATCATTTGTATAAGTCCTATTATTATTCCTAGTTGAATGTCGCTTAATAGTGCTCCTAAAGAGGAAGAGAAGATCATTAAGGAAATTTGATCTGCTGTGGAAAATGCTAAAATTACTTTTTGTTCATTAGTAGCCAAGGCATTTACGCTAGTATAAATTGCAGTAAATAGTGTTATTCCCACCATTATCTCGAAAAATAATAAAGTATTTCCATTTACTTGAATGAAAGGATAGGCTAGAAACGTTAATATTGCCCCTAGATTGACCATAGTTGCCGCATGTATTAGAGCACTAACCGGCGTAGGTCCTGTCATAGCTGTTAACAACCACTGTGTGAACGGAAATTGAGCACTCTTTGAGAGGCCTCCTAAGAATAATATTAACAATAATATCCAAGCTAGTGAATGTGAAGACAAAGTCGTCAGACTGGAGAAAACTGTGATCGTAATATTTGATATAGGATAAATAATGAAATTATATCCCGATAATGCAATAAGGTAGCCTAATACTGCCAAGAAACCCACATCTCCCACCCTAGTGAATATTAATGCTCTAATACCACTGGTTGTTGGTTTAGAGACGTACTCATATCCGAATATCTTCCTTCCGAAATCACCTACAACATTCATGGGATTATCATCTAGCCAATAGCTAATTAAACCGTAAGATGCTAAACTTGTTCCTTCCCATCCTGCAATGAAGAATAGTATATTGTTAGCCAACACCACAGATAACATGGAGCTTACAAATAGACCAAAGAATCCCCAATATCTCCTTAATACACTATCCTCCTTCATATACCCAATACTATATAAGGCTATAAAGAAAGATAAGGAAGAAACAAATAAAGCTAGAATTGATTGAAGCAAATTGGAACTCAATTGTATGTATCCATAAGAGAATGAATAAATTGGATGCCCAAATAAAGGTTCGCCTATATTGTTAACTAGCAATATTATGGATAATAACGTTGATACACCTATAGTAAATACAACTACTGCACCTCTAATATCTTGATTTAGAGATTTAGGAGTTATTAGTGCTATTAGCGAACCTAAGAGTGGTAAAAACACTATTAACGGTAGAATTATCGAATTTGTGAATAATGACAGAAAAGTTAGTGAAGGCGCTGCTAATTGAGGTAAGAAGAATAATACTATACTGGATATCGCTACAAGAATCATAGAAATTGAGTATTCTTTTACATTATCTACACTTAATACTTCTTTCTTCCCTGCGTAAACTTTCTTAAATAAGTAACCTGCGTAAGCTGAGGATGTCCCGATTGCTATCATAGTAAACGCTACTAGTAGGACAAATGGAGCTAAACCTATTTTCCCTAAAATAGTACCTTCAGAAAATATTAGCAAAGCTTCACTAACTAAACCAATAGTAGGTGGTAAACCTAGAAGGTTCATAACTCCGATAAAGGACAGTGTGGAATGGAGAGGAGAGGATAAGTATAAGCCCCCTAGATTATCTATATTTCTCTCGTTTAACTCAGTTATTGACGCACCAGCACTCATGAATAGTAAAGCCTTTCCGAATCCATGAGAAACGTAAATTAGAATGCTTGCCAGTATTCCTAATGGTAAGGAGGCAATAGAAGACTGTAATCCAGATATAAAAGCAATAGACGCCCCCAATAACATGTATCCCATCTGCGACACACTAGAATAAGCGAGGAACCTCTTGAAATCTTTCTGAGCTAAAGCATTTACCCCGCCGTATATCATTGTAATTAGCGCCCATGCTATGAATATTGGAGCTACGAAGCTCATTAAATGGAATAAATAGTAATAAATTATTACTACAAATATCCCTAACCCTACCATGTTGGGACTCAAAAGAATCGAAATGGGAGTTGGTGCTTCACCGTGAGCATATGGTAACCAAATATTAAAACCAGCTTGTGCACCTTTAATGAACATCCCTATTACGGCAATAATAAACACTAACAAACTATAAGGTATTACAGAATAATCCATGAAATGATATGCAGAAACATAAATATCCATAGTGCCGGTTGTTAGTCCTATTATTATTATTGATGCTAAGAGTAAAATAGTCCCAATGTGAGTCCAAATGAAGTACATTAGACTAATTCTACGCCTATCCCCATAACCATATAACGCTATCAATAAGAAAGAGGATATTAAGGAAATTTCTAGAAATATATATAACTCTAAAAGATTAATTGATGAAACTACGTAGAGCATTGAAAGAGCAAACAATGAGTATAAAGCATAGTATAAACCCCAATTATACTTCTTCTCCTCACTGAACTTATGCTCCATATACCTCAATGAATAGAGCGTAGTCACTGAAGTTACTACCAAGATTGTAATAATAAACGGGAAATTCAAATTATTTACCGTAACTCCAAAATAACCAACATACTTAGAGATGAATATCTTCTCGAAGTCTCCTAACATAAATAGATATGGTACATTTAATAAAATTGAGACTAAACTTAGACCAAAAGCCAAATATTTTGATCTAACAAAAAATATAATTATAGATATTA includes:
- a CDS encoding inositol-3-phosphate synthase, producing the protein MVRVGLIGVGNVASALVQAIELAKNGREIYGILDLPIKPSELDIVVAFDIDKRKVNKKLREAIFSKPNVVDKYVDVKNDIMVLRGPTFDGNSGILSNIIEESEDKPVDIEDVLKEEKVEVMVNLLPTGAINASNFYALASLNVGTSFVNATPTPIAKEMGYKFAEKRIPVLGDDLLSQIGGTITHTGIIEFLKSRGVKILRSYQVDIAGSTEALVTLEEWRKDVKKGIKSSYISQYSNGAEVVAGTSDYVEFLKDRRVSYMVIEGIYGIGIPVRIDISLKTYDSINAVSPLIDLIRIAKILLSKGIGGAVKEVCGYYFKSPPRHYNSLVETKSELEKFLRELLKN
- a CDS encoding transporter, with product MLGTKISLKYSVLIPILGFTLSSYSMVNFVFYSQYIDYSKVVDFILIGAPFIGRALTPITYGILVSRVGISRILYSSLGSMGLIDLFEYYTYDFDTLLVLRIIIGILFGLSTSASVELATESKSNIIVGMTMGGWALGWVLAATTAFILEQRMLLASVVLIVIALPLLLKSSNLQTFIGGNKMNLAFSAEALLIFLLGFEPAYILQVVPSLLGDGLSIQISLIAYLISFAFYILFSILKDKIKTLIISSLIVGILGFLSFFLLIPWIFIPFTALGLGTNAILPIIAKMTGIEPRRIGPSMNLASLSGFIIPVGVELGNVLYNSAVLTLITSIMLVTFVYLRTRASRY
- the thiI gene encoding tRNA uracil 4-sulfurtransferase ThiI → MTIIMIRPSGEIALKSPRTRKNFEYTLVNNIKNSLKVEKIWISQGLIYLETNSDYIDTLSKMFGVAYFSPIIIYDFSDLHDIVNKAEEVFSEVVKDKTFAVRVKRIGKHNFSSLDAQREIGSRLYRYSRGVNLENPEVEVFLDIRNNKAYLYYKKYKGPRGLPVGIAGKTIVLFSGGIDSPVATWMIMKRGALPVILNFNLGGEIHKRVVNEELSVLKSWSGGHKLKVYMVKGMEVMIKIAKLENRKYNVVLLKRIMYRTAERLAEKFNAHSITTGESLSQVSSQTMKNLYVTEYGINMPIFRPLIGFDKEDIIDLARKIGTYEFSIKLPEYCAISSKSSTSVDLKNILELEEKINIDYDILIDSAEVIEI
- a CDS encoding DUF434 domain-containing protein, yielding MNITRNIKDAYIDYKYFLNRGYSRKIALDAISARYNLSRLERLLLYRCVHSDSEITNVKSKIIETNKELVIDGYNVALTLIAGMKGEEIYECDDGFFRDLGLGKHKNSEMLSDVLVLVVEYCEKLKIRCEVILDKQISKSGEISSELRKRGIIAKTVDKADKEVIISKKPVYSNDFVILYNSHMISTVLNDLFQDYKIVKLNW
- the alaS gene encoding alanine--tRNA ligase; protein product: MKASADEYRLSFFLNNGYQRKICKNCQTPFWTKDEKREVCADIPCTDYYFFDIQIKSNPLTVREAREKFLSFFEKRGHTRIPPKPVLARWREDLYLTIASIVDFQPHVTSGLVPPPANPLVISQPAIRLEDIDNVGVTFGRHLTTFEMAAHHAFNYPDKYIYWKDETTEYAKEFFTEEIGIPESQLNFKESWWEGGGNAGPCLEVTVGGLELATLVFMQYKIEENGNYTPLKLKIVDTGYGVERIAWITQKTPTAFHAIYGDLVYKFFNKIGVPYVDDQLLTISSRFAGRIDPDNPDTIKTHRELVSKELNVDIKRIDEELTRAARVFQVLDHTKTIMMMLADGLVPSNSGEGYLGRLVIRRALRVLKLLGSDVRLYELVKEQLDFWKEDFPQVWKNKDYILDVIELEQQKFENVVSKIPSIVSSISKKKEVNTEDLIEIYDSNGIPPDLVSEELKKRGIKVDIPHNFYGLVAKRHQTSSIKEKERQKLPKEVMEIFSKVPSTEKLYYKDQYMRSFEAKVIQVFKNYIVLDRTAFYPEGGGQLGDTGVIYDINNNENYKVIDTQKVGEVVVHVLDKEPKIKAGDIVKGEIDWERRYRLMRHHTATHIILASAKRVLGDHVWQAGAEKTPEKGRLDITHHKPLTEEEIKLIEDYANKVIADRRPVRPIEINRIEAEMKYGVSIYEGGVPNSAIIRLLEIKDWDIESCGGTHVSNTSEIGSVKIINVEKIQDGVIRLEYVAGSALVDYTRELEKKIDEISKIINVDSSQVASRLKRILDEKNNVEELLSHYRKIYENLIISTIKPYEINGIKIYVLEGLEDEEEIKEITRKITYSQNNIVVSITDNKLQIGTSKNIDVSKIVEEFRKIGGRGGGKGTFANILLDQRRSKEQIIEIIKRGILV